CACTGTTCGCTGCGCGCGCTGGTGCTTTCCATGGCCATCAGGATGCCGGCCTTCAGTTGGGCGCGGGCGCGGGCGATTTCCTCCGCGCTGACGAAGGTGCGCGCTTTTTGGATTTCCGCACAAATCAGGGGCATCAATGTTTGGGCCTCCTCTTCGCCGGTTCCGGCATGGATGGCGAAGGCGCCGCCATCGTCATAGGCGGTCAAGAAAGAATAAATGGAATAGACCAGGGCCTGTTTTTCGCGTATTTCCTGAAAAAGACGAGACGACATGCCCCCGCCAAGGAGGGTGGAAAACACCGACGCGGCGTAATAATCGGGGTCGTCGAACGACACGCCTTCGAACCCGAGTATGATTTGAACCTGCTCCAGATCGCGGTACTGACGGAATTCGCCGCCCTGGTAGCGGGATTTTTGCGGCGGCGCGACGGTTTCCCGAACGTCGCCCGATGCACGGGGGAAAGCGTTCTCGGCCAACGCCACAAGATGGTCGTGATCGATCTTGCCCGCCGCCGATAAAATCATGCGCGAAGGAGTGTAGTACCGCGTCATGTAGTCCCGAATGGATTTTCGGGGCATGGCGCGCACGCCTTCGCTCGAACCCAGCACAGGCCACCCTATCGGTTGGTCGGGAAACGCGGCGGTCTGAAAATAATCGAAAACGATGTCTTCGGGGGTATCCACGGATTGGGAGATTTCCTGCAAAATGACGCTGCGTTCGCGTTCCAATTCTTCCGCGTCCAACCGGGCGTTTTGCACGATATCGGCGATGATATCGACAATTAGCCCCAAGTCTTCCTTCAGCGCCTTGGCGTAGTAAGCGGTATTCTCGCGCGAGGTATAGGCGTTGATTTGTCCGCCGACGTCTTCGATTTCCTGGACGATCGCCTGGGCCGAGCGCCGCGCCGTCCCCTTGAACGTCATATGTTCGAGGAAATGGGATACGCCGTTGATCGGCAGCTGTTCGAAGCGCGAGCCCGCTTCGATCCAAATTCCCGCGGAGACGGTCTCGACACTGTCCATGGGGTCGCTGAGGACGCGCAGACCGTTGTCCAGGGTCGTGATGCGGATGGTGCGGGTCATGAAAAACCTATTGTGGTTCGATATGATGAACGATGTACTCGCGCAAGACGTCAAGGTCGTTGTCCAAGGCGTCGGCGCGTTCCTCGCGCGTCATCAAATCAGCCAGGCGTTTCGGTAATTCGGGATAAACGCCGCAGGCGTCGTGAACCGCATCGGGGAATTTCGCCGGGTGGGCCGTCGCCAGACAAATCACCGGGGCGTCGCCGGGTTCGCGAACGGCCCGCGCCGCGCCGACGCCGATCGCCGTATGAGGGTCGAGAAGTTCGCCCGTTTCCACGTATACCGCGCGCATAATGCCCTTCGTTTCGGCGTCGTCGAAATATTCGCCGTCGAACAGGTCAGTGATTTTTTTGAAAATCTCGGGGGGAACGGCGTATTCGCCCTTGTCTCGGAAATCGGCCATAAACGCGCGCACCCGCGCCGGATCGCGATCGCAGACTTCGAATAAAAGGCGCTCGAAATTACTTGAAATCTGGATATCCATGCTCGGGCTGATGGTCGGGCGAACTCCCTTTGGAGTCATTTTCCCCGAGCGAATGAAGCGGATCAGGATATCGTTGCTGTTGGATCCGATGATGAATTTTTCGATCCCCAACCCCATTTTCCGGGCACCGTAAGCGGCGAAAATGTTGCCGAAATTTCCTGTCGGAACGGCGACCTGGATCTTTTTCTCCGGCGCGCCGATCCGCGTCGCCGCCCAAAAATAGTAAACGATCTGGGCCATGATCCGCACCCAGTTGATCGAGTTGACCGCCGACAGGTGGATACGGTCGCGGAACTCAAGATCGTTGAACAGCGCCTTCACGGCATTCTGACAATCGTCGAAATTACCTTTGAAGGCGATGTTATGCACGTTTTTCGAAAGCACCGTGGTCATTTGGCGGCGTTGAACGTCGCTGACCCGACCTTCGGGGTGGAGGATGAAAATCTCGATACTGTCTTTATCGCGGCACGCCGCGATCGCCGCCGATCCGGTGTCGCCCGAAGTTGCGCCGACGACGGTGATTTTCGATCCCCGTTCGCCGAGGACGTGATCGAACATGCCGCCCAGGAACTGTAAGGCCACGTCCTTGAACGCCAAGGTCGGCCCGTGGAACAATTCGAGCAGCCATTCGTCGTCGCTCAGGCGTTTGAGGGGCGCGATCTCGGGATCGTCGAAATTTTCGTAAGCCGTTTCGATCAGGGCCTTCAAGTCGTCCATGCCGATCGCGCCCTCGACGAAGGGCGCGATCACCGCCGCGGCCACGTCCCGGTAATTCATCCTCGCCATGGCGGCGATGTCTTGCGGGGTAAACCGTGGCCAGGTTTCGGGAACGTACAGACCGCCGTCGCGGCCGAGGCCGCTCAACAACACGTCGTCGAAAGAAAGGGCGGGGGCCTGTCCCCGGGTGCTGATATATTTCACGGGCAACCTTGCTGTCACGAACAATCGAGCACCCGGTATAGTCCGGGTGGGCGCAAATGGCAATTGCCGACGTCGCGCGGGCCGCCTTCGCGAACGTGAAGCGCGGCGGGAAACATCAAACTGTAACACGATCGCGTTAGGTCTTTTTCTCGCAAGCATCATCGCGTGACCAGGCGCGCGGTGTCATTTATCTGGAGGGAAAATGATGCAAAGAACGATTAAGAATTTCATGGCGGCGGGGATATTCTCCGCCGGTGCGTTGATGTCGTCGAGCGCGCTGGCCGCCGGCGGCGTCGCCGCGGTCGAATTCATCGGCATGCCCGCGCCGACGACCGCCGCAAAGATGACCAAGACCTACAGCGACGCCAAGGTCGAGGTGCGCTATGCCGACGGTCGGGTGGAAACCAAGAATCTGGACTATGTCACGCTGTTCAACAATATCGACAAGGTCGGCTCGAATCCGAACGAGGCGGGCCAGCTCTATGACGTCAAGGGCGCGCCGATCAAGGATATGAACGGCGATCCGGTGGTCGCCGAGACCCCCGACGCCAACAGCTTGCTGATGCTGCCGGGCGGCGATGTGTACCTCGTCACCCACTGGGAATACGATTGGCTGCTGAAAAACGGCGAGATCGCCTACAAGGCCAAAAACTGGTATTCGCGCATGCCGATGAGCATGTCGTTGACCAAAATTTCGCAGGACGTCGCTAGCGGGCGGCTGAAGGCGGTCGATCAAAGCAACGTCGATTTTTCCGGGGTCGGCGGTTTGTGGATTCCCTGCGCGGGCTCGCAATCGCCCTGGAATACCCACCTGGGGTCCGAGGAAGATTACGATCTGTTCAAACGCTCGAAGGTCGATAAGGCGATCAAGGGCCTTAGCGATCTGTATTTCGATGGTCAAAAGAAAGCCAACCCCTATCAGTACGGACATATCGTCGAGGTCAGCGTGAACCCCGGCGGCGAAACCCAGGTGGTCAAGCATTTCGCCATGGGCCGCGCCAGTTGGGAAAAATCTCGGGTGTTGTCGGACGAACGGACCGTCTATTTCGGCGATGACGGCGCCTATACCGGCTTGTTCATGTTTATCGCCGATCGTCCCGGCGATCTCAGTGTGGGCACGCTATACGCGGCGAAGTGGAATCAGGTTTCCGACAAGCACGCCGGCGAGGCGAAGCTGACTTGGATTCGCCTCGGTCATGGCTCCGACAGCGAGATCGAGAAGTTGGCCAATCAGGAGAAATTCTCCGGCAGCGAAAGCACGATTTTCGAATTCGCCGACGAACCCAAGCCCGGCTTCAAGCGCATCCGCGCCGGCCTGAAGAAGAAAGACGAGTTCGTGCGCCTGCGCCCGGGCAAGGAAAAAGCCGCGGCTTTTCTGGAATCGCGGCGCTATGCGGCTTATCTCGGGGCGACAACGGAATTCAATAAGATGGAAGGCGTCGCTTTTGATCCGACCAACCGCACGGTTTATATTGCGATGTCTTACATGGAAAAGGGCATGACCCCGCACGATGGCGGTCCGAAGGACGACATTCGTATTCCGAAACTCAAGGCGGGTGCAACCTTTGCCTTGACTTTGGATAGGGGCGTTAAGGACTCCGAAGGGCGTCCGATCGACAGCGATTTGGTCGCCGTGTACATGGGCGGTGTGCCCGAACTGGTCGGCGTCGATATGGCGAAAATGGACGCCATGGGCAACTCCGCCGAACTCAACAAGGTGGCCAATCCCGATAACCTGTATTTCTCCGACAAGATGCGCACGCTGTTCATCGGTGAGGACAGCGGCATGCACGCCAACAATTATCTGTGGGCGTTCAATGTCGATAGCCGGAAGCTGTCGCGTATCCTTTCGACCCCGATCGGTGCCGAATCGACCGGGCTCCAGGTGGTCGAGAACCTGGGCGGGCACGCCTACATCATGAGCAACTTCCAACACGCCGGAGAGCGCGTCGATGTCGCCGACAAGGCGCTGAAGGCGGAGATCATGCAAAGGACCGACCGGCAAAAAGCGTCGGTGGGGTACATCGGGGGCATCCCCGGTCTCTAAGCTCTCGATCCTGGCAAGAATGGGGGCGGGGGGAGACATCCTTCCGCCTTCTTCTTCATGGGGTTACCCATTCACAGGGTTACCCACGTCTCGTCCGCTGCGTTCAGGATATGTTCAGCGCCCGCCCGTTAGGGTGCCTCTTATTTAAGAAATCACCAACGCAAAGGACCGACGACCATGATGAAAAAGCTCTTGGCCATAGCTGTGATTTTACCGGCGCTCGCCGTATCGTCGCTGGCGTGGGCGGATAACGATAACGACGAACGGGGAAATAAGGTGGGACAGGCGAGCATGGTAGTCTCCGATGCGATCACCAAACACGAATGTTCGGCGTGTCACATGCCCTATCCTCCGGCTCTTTTACCGGCTCGCTCATGGAAAAAAATCATGACCAACCTGAGCAATCACTTCGGTGAAGACGCCTCGTTGGATAAAAAAACGCGTATTCATATCGAACGCTACATGATGGCGATGGCGCCGCGCAATGGTGGTAATGATTCGCTGCGGATCAGTAAACAGCGTTGGTTCGTCGGCACCCATCGCGGCGTCGAGGCGCGTTATGTGGGACCGGGCAAGCGGGTGCAGACCATTTCCAACTGCAAGGCCTGCCACAGCGGTGCGGAAAAGGGCTGGTACGGCGAGTGACGTCGGACAGACCGTTTTAGGACGGCGGGAGGTATCCCGAGAGAAGCTATCCCCCCCGAGAGAAGCTATCCCAAGACAGGGGGCGCCGGAGAAATCCGGCGCCCTTTGGCGTGTGGGAGCATTCGGGAGCATTCGGGGGCGGTGTCCGATCGGACCGTCTTACGTCGCTTCCAGGTAGCGCGCCTTGAGATGATTTTTGAAGATGTCGGCGTCGAGCGCTTTTCCCGTCGCCGCGGTAATGATATCCGTGCTCGATGCGCTGGACGCCCGTTCGTGGACGTGGCTTCGCAGCCAGCCGAGTAGGGGCGCGAAGTTCCCCCGGGCGATAGCGTCCGGCAATCCGGGTTGCGCCTTTCGGGCGGCGTCGAACAACTGGGCCGCGGTCATCGCGCCCAGGGTGTAGGTCGGAAAATAGCCCCACGCCCCGTCATACCAATGAATATCCTGTAGGCACCCCAGGCGATCGTTGGGTGGGGTGATCCCGAGCAGGGCGTGCAGGCCCTCGTTCCATGCCCCGGGCAGTTCTTCGAGGCGCATGTCGCCGCCGATCAGGGCCTTTTCCAAACGGTAGCGTAAAATCACATGGGCGGGATAGGTCACCTCGTCGGCGTCAACGCGGATGAAACCCGGCTCGACACGGGTGTATAGGCGCGCCAAGTTGTCGGCCGTCCACGCCGGCCCTTGGGCGTCAAAGGCTTTGCGCATTATGGGCGCGGCGAAACTGAGGAACTGGAGCGAACGGCAGGCCTGCATTTCCATCAGCAAGGACTGACTCTCGTGCAAGCTCATGCCGCGCGCCTTGCCGACGGGTTGGCGGCTCCATTGCGTCGGCAGTCCGCGTTCGTACAGGGCGTGCCCCGTTTCATGGATGACCCCCATGAGAGAAGAGGCGAAATCGTCTTCGCTGTAACGGGTGGTAATGCGCACGTCGTCGGGAACGCCGCCGCAAAAAGGATGGAGGCTAACGTCGAGCCGACCGTGTTCGAAATCAAAGCCCAAGGACTTCATGATCGAAAGGCCCAACCCGCGCTGTCGGTCAATGGGAAACGGGCCGTCCAAGGGAAGGGGTGCGGGCTTGCGCGCCTGGACGTCCATGACATCGGATAGGAAATCGGGAAGAAAGGCTTCGAGGTCGGCGAAAATAGCGTCGATATCGTGGGCGCGGCCATCGGGCTCGTACTCGTCGAGCAAGGCGTCGTACACCGAAACGCCTAATTTTTCCGCCTTCGCCGCGCCGACCTCGCGGGTCAGCGCCAGCACCTCCTTCATGAACGGCAGGACGCGGGCGAAATCGTTTTCCGCGCGGGCGCCGCGCCATACCGTTTCGCATGCCGAACAGGCGCGCGAGAGCGCCTCGACCAGGGTGTCGTCGATGGCCGTGGCGTGAACCCAGCGTCGGCGCATTTCGGTGATATTGGCGCGCTGCCATGGGTCGAGGTCGCTCTGCGTGGCCGCCGCGCCGAGAAGATCGGCCATCTCGGGCGCGCAGAGCATGGCGTGGCCCAGGGTTTTGAGAACGGCCAACTGTTCGGCGCGGCTTTCCGCACCGCCGGCGGGCATCATTGCCGACATGTCCCAGTGCAACATGGCCGATGCGCCTTCCAGCGCGTCGAGGCGCGCGAACCGCGCTTCGAGGTCTCGATAGGGTGTTTTTTGCATCAATGCGTCCGTTTAGCCGATCAGGCGATCCAGAGGAAAGTAGATCGTCTTGTCTAGCAAAAGGGCGGCGAAGATCAAAAACAAATAAAGGATGGTAAAGAAAAACATCCCTCGTGCGCGCCGTTCGTCGGTGTCGCGAAGCAGGCATACGGCGTGGCGGATCAGGCACGTTCCCAACGCCAGCGCCGCCAGGGCGTAAAAAATGCCGGACAGTCCGATCAACGTGGGGATCAAGGTCACCGGCGTCAGCAAGAGGGTGTACAGAAGAATCTGGATTTTTGTTTTTCTCGCGCCGACCACGACGGGCATCATCGGAACGCCGACTTTCTCATAATCGCCACGCCGAAAGAGCGCCAATGCCCAGGTATGCGGCGGCGTCCATAAAAAGATGATGGCGAACAAAATGCCCGACGCGAAGGTGAACTCGCCGGTCGCCGCGACCCAGCCGATCATCGGCGGGAAGGCCCCCGCCGCGCCGCCGATAACGATGTTCTGCGGGGTGCGCCGTTTCAGCCAGATGGTATAGACGAAGATATAGTAAAAAATGGTGAACGCCAGGAGTCCAGCGGCCCGGGTTTCGACGAACATATACATTACGGCGACTGACGCCACCGCCAGGATGACGCCGAACGTCAAGGCTTTGTCCGGTTCGATTTTCCCCGCCGGAATGGGACGCTTTTTCGTTCGTTCCATAGCGATATCGATGTCGCGGTCATACCACATGTTGATTGCGCCCGATGCGCCCGCGCCGACGGCGATGCATACAATGGCGATCAACGCCTTTAGGGGATCGACCTGTACCGGGGCCAGCATCATACCGACCAGGGCGGTGAAGACGACCAGCGCCATGACGCGTGGTTTCAAGAGATTGGCGTAGTCCGCCATGCGAAAGCGGATGCTGTCGCGTTCGGCGGCGACCGTGCCGATACCTTCGGCCAGGCCGTTTTTGTGTGTCGTGTCTTGAGATACGATCATTGTGCTCTCCCTCCCCTGGGTACAAATCCCGTGATTGGAACCCTATTGTTTTCGTACCGGTCCCTTGTGCCGCCAGGCCTATGCGGCGCCTGGTTTAGAAATTGCGAATTACAATTGTTTAAATCCTTTCAGGGCGCCGGATTAAGGATGATCCGACAACCCAGACAAAAAGCGCGCCGCCGATCACCGCCAGCAGGCCGCCCGCGCCGTTCAATCCCATACCGATCTTGGCGGCCAGCGCGCTCAGGTCTTGCGCCGCGCCGGCGACCTTGCGCGCCGTGCCGTAATCCCCGGCGATGAACAGACCCACCGCCGCGGTGCTTTGTCCGACGAAGAAACACCAAATCGTGGCGAACAACAGTTTTCCCGCTTTCGGCTTACGCCCCAGAAGGGGCAGAAAAACGCTGTAGAACATGCCGATAAACGCCAGGGTCAAGCCCGCGATGATGGCGTGGTAGTGTCCCGGCGTGCGGGTGTCCGCGCCATCGACGAACAGGCCGAAAACGCCGCCCATGGCGAAAACCAGAGGAGACAGCGTAAGGCATAAAAATCCGGGATCGCGCCACGGCAGTTTTTCGCCCGCGCGGCGATGCTTAAGTAGATTGATCAGTCCGAACAGCGCGACGACGGCGGGCGCGGGGCCAAGGGCGTATTGAAGGTGGGTGAACGCCATGATCTGCCCGCCGGAGAACATATCGAAGGCGAGGTAAAACCCAAGCGAACTCACCACCGCCAGCATTAACCATGCTAGGGCGGCGATCGCGACCATGGGACACACCGGCGCGCGCCCGAGGGCGGTCGCCCCCAGAGCGTACCACGCCCCGATCAGCAGGGCTGTGTTGACGAATTGAAGGATGTGACCGCCCCCCCAAAACAGATCCTCGTTGAACGGATGGCCGATGGGGGTTCCCGCCAGATTTTTCCACGCCCATAGCACATAAATCACGGCGAACAGAAAGAAAACGGCGGCGGCGATGGCGGCCAGATTGAGCACGTCGAAACGATGGGCCGCCGTGCGCGATGGGGCCGGAATGTTAAGCAAAAGTCGGATCGCCATGAGCGCCATGGCCGCCCCCAACACGCCCAGCGCCATGTAGTAGAGCGGGTCGGTGATGACCGGGATGTAATTGTTCAAGGTCGGCTGGCCGCGGTTCATCAAGGCCGGTACGAACAGAAAAACAAAGGCGACGACCGCACCACGAAAGGCAAGATACCCAAGAGGCCTGAAGCGGGGTGCGCCGCCCGATAGGCGCACCGTCGCCAAGTGTGCGATGGCGGCGAAGACGCATAGAAAAAAGACGACGAATGAAAATACGACATGAACCACCAGCCCTTTTTTGAAAAAATTTAGGGGCCAGGGGAAAAAATCCTGAATATCGGGAACGCGTGAAAACGCAAGCAGCAGGGCGAAGGTCCCGGCGATCGCCAAGGCGCCGATGGCGAGCGCCATCCATCGCATCAACTCGTTGCGGTTGGTCGGATCGTCCATCGCCTCGGCGTAGCGTTCGAACAAAGGGGGGCGGGGCGATGATGGGGCGTGATCACATCTGCTAAGCATAGGGGTACAACCGCACGGCTAAAAAATAAACGACGACGCCGGATGCGGCGGTAAACGCCCATAGCGGCCAGGTGATGCGGACGATTTTTTTGTGCCGCTCGATCTCTCCCTTGGCGGCGCGCCATACGGCCAGCGGCACCAAGGGAACGATGGCGGCGGCGCCGATGACATGGATAAGTAGGATGGTGAAATAGATAGGGCGGATAATTCCGTGTCCGCCGAACCGGGCGAGGCCGGAATTGGCGTGGTAGATGATGTAAAAAGTCAAGAAAACGACGGAAACGGCCAGCGCCGAAATCATCGCTTTTTTGTGCGCTTGACGATTGCCGTTTTTGATCAATATCCGTCCCGCGATCAACAGGATCAGCGTGAGGGCGTTCAGCGCCGCGAGAATGTGCGGAAACGTTGAAATTTGAATCATGAGAGGATGCCGCCTTCGGTTGCCATTACGCCTGAATCAACGGCTATGGTTTTTATGTTTTTTGAAGCGGATCATGGCCCAAACTCAACGATTTTGAAGAAGATCGTCACATAAAAAAGGAGCGATATACCAAGTAAAACGGCAAATAAAGACCACTTTTTTCGTGGTGTCGTGTTGTTTTGATTCACCTTAACCCTCCGCATCTTTTCTTTATTGTTTATGTCGCTTTGCGTTTACCCATCTGCCGTATGACAAAGGGGCGGGGCGGAGATCGTGTTGCGATCTCCGCCGTTTTCGCCCGTCCGCCCAGCAGGTCAGTCCGTGTTGTAGTTGTATGGCGTCCAATTCTCATCGACGACGACATCCTCGGGAAAATTACCCGGACCCGGAGGGTTGGGGCAGTGCGTCCATTCCAAGGATTTCGACTTCCAGGGATTGTCTTCGGCGATCGGGCCGTTGATGGCGGCGTATATGAAGTTGATAAACTGCAACAACATGCCGATTCCGATGAGAAAGGCTCCGGCGGTGGCGACTTCGTGGTAGGGCTGGAATTGCGGGAACATTTCATAATTCCAGTAGCGCCGAGGCATGCCTTCGAGACCGATAATAAACAGCGGCCAGAAGGTGACGTTGACGCCGATGAAATTGCACCAAAAACTGACCACGGCCATTTTGCTGTCGGCCAAGCGTCCCGTCATCTTCGGGAACCAGTAATAGATTCCGCCAAACAGGGCGAACGCCGAAAACAACGCCATGATGAAGTGGAAGTGAGCGTGGACGAACGATGTGTCCGACAGGTGCAAGGTCAGTGACGGCAGGGCCAGCGGAATGCCGGTTAAACCGCCGACCAGGACCAGATACAGGCAGGCCGCCGCATACATCATGGCGACGTTGTAGGTGATCGCCCCCTTGTACAAGGTGCCCCATAGGGACATCACCAAAAGCCCCACGGGCACCGAAATCAGCAGGGTGGTCACCATCATGCCCAGGCGGAGCCAGTCGGGCATTCCAGCGACGTAAAGGTGATGAACCCAGAC
This genomic window from Varunaivibrio sulfuroxidans contains:
- a CDS encoding M16 family metallopeptidase, with amino-acid sequence MTRTIRITTLDNGLRVLSDPMDSVETVSAGIWIEAGSRFEQLPINGVSHFLEHMTFKGTARRSAQAIVQEIEDVGGQINAYTSRENTAYYAKALKEDLGLIVDIIADIVQNARLDAEELERERSVILQEISQSVDTPEDIVFDYFQTAAFPDQPIGWPVLGSSEGVRAMPRKSIRDYMTRYYTPSRMILSAAGKIDHDHLVALAENAFPRASGDVRETVAPPQKSRYQGGEFRQYRDLEQVQIILGFEGVSFDDPDYYAASVFSTLLGGGMSSRLFQEIREKQALVYSIYSFLTAYDDGGAFAIHAGTGEEEAQTLMPLICAEIQKARTFVSAEEIARARAQLKAGILMAMESTSARSEQCARHALIYGRVLDSAEMIAKIDAVDEKAVGRAAERLTSSLPTLTALGPVSKIESFEKICARLT
- the thrC gene encoding threonine synthase, whose translation is MKYISTRGQAPALSFDDVLLSGLGRDGGLYVPETWPRFTPQDIAAMARMNYRDVAAAVIAPFVEGAIGMDDLKALIETAYENFDDPEIAPLKRLSDDEWLLELFHGPTLAFKDVALQFLGGMFDHVLGERGSKITVVGATSGDTGSAAIAACRDKDSIEIFILHPEGRVSDVQRRQMTTVLSKNVHNIAFKGNFDDCQNAVKALFNDLEFRDRIHLSAVNSINWVRIMAQIVYYFWAATRIGAPEKKIQVAVPTGNFGNIFAAYGARKMGLGIEKFIIGSNSNDILIRFIRSGKMTPKGVRPTISPSMDIQISSNFERLLFEVCDRDPARVRAFMADFRDKGEYAVPPEIFKKITDLFDGEYFDDAETKGIMRAVYVETGELLDPHTAIGVGAARAVREPGDAPVICLATAHPAKFPDAVHDACGVYPELPKRLADLMTREERADALDNDLDVLREYIVHHIEPQ
- a CDS encoding PhoX family protein, with amino-acid sequence MMQRTIKNFMAAGIFSAGALMSSSALAAGGVAAVEFIGMPAPTTAAKMTKTYSDAKVEVRYADGRVETKNLDYVTLFNNIDKVGSNPNEAGQLYDVKGAPIKDMNGDPVVAETPDANSLLMLPGGDVYLVTHWEYDWLLKNGEIAYKAKNWYSRMPMSMSLTKISQDVASGRLKAVDQSNVDFSGVGGLWIPCAGSQSPWNTHLGSEEDYDLFKRSKVDKAIKGLSDLYFDGQKKANPYQYGHIVEVSVNPGGETQVVKHFAMGRASWEKSRVLSDERTVYFGDDGAYTGLFMFIADRPGDLSVGTLYAAKWNQVSDKHAGEAKLTWIRLGHGSDSEIEKLANQEKFSGSESTIFEFADEPKPGFKRIRAGLKKKDEFVRLRPGKEKAAAFLESRRYAAYLGATTEFNKMEGVAFDPTNRTVYIAMSYMEKGMTPHDGGPKDDIRIPKLKAGATFALTLDRGVKDSEGRPIDSDLVAVYMGGVPELVGVDMAKMDAMGNSAELNKVANPDNLYFSDKMRTLFIGEDSGMHANNYLWAFNVDSRKLSRILSTPIGAESTGLQVVENLGGHAYIMSNFQHAGERVDVADKALKAEIMQRTDRQKASVGYIGGIPGL
- a CDS encoding cytochrome C encodes the protein MMKKLLAIAVILPALAVSSLAWADNDNDERGNKVGQASMVVSDAITKHECSACHMPYPPALLPARSWKKIMTNLSNHFGEDASLDKKTRIHIERYMMAMAPRNGGNDSLRISKQRWFVGTHRGVEARYVGPGKRVQTISNCKACHSGAEKGWYGE
- a CDS encoding carboxypeptidase M32, whose amino-acid sequence is MQKTPYRDLEARFARLDALEGASAMLHWDMSAMMPAGGAESRAEQLAVLKTLGHAMLCAPEMADLLGAAATQSDLDPWQRANITEMRRRWVHATAIDDTLVEALSRACSACETVWRGARAENDFARVLPFMKEVLALTREVGAAKAEKLGVSVYDALLDEYEPDGRAHDIDAIFADLEAFLPDFLSDVMDVQARKPAPLPLDGPFPIDRQRGLGLSIMKSLGFDFEHGRLDVSLHPFCGGVPDDVRITTRYSEDDFASSLMGVIHETGHALYERGLPTQWSRQPVGKARGMSLHESQSLLMEMQACRSLQFLSFAAPIMRKAFDAQGPAWTADNLARLYTRVEPGFIRVDADEVTYPAHVILRYRLEKALIGGDMRLEELPGAWNEGLHALLGITPPNDRLGCLQDIHWYDGAWGYFPTYTLGAMTAAQLFDAARKAQPGLPDAIARGNFAPLLGWLRSHVHERASSASSTDIITAATGKALDADIFKNHLKARYLEAT
- the cyoE gene encoding heme o synthase — protein: MIVSQDTTHKNGLAEGIGTVAAERDSIRFRMADYANLLKPRVMALVVFTALVGMMLAPVQVDPLKALIAIVCIAVGAGASGAINMWYDRDIDIAMERTKKRPIPAGKIEPDKALTFGVILAVASVAVMYMFVETRAAGLLAFTIFYYIFVYTIWLKRRTPQNIVIGGAAGAFPPMIGWVAATGEFTFASGILFAIIFLWTPPHTWALALFRRGDYEKVGVPMMPVVVGARKTKIQILLYTLLLTPVTLIPTLIGLSGIFYALAALALGTCLIRHAVCLLRDTDERRARGMFFFTILYLFLIFAALLLDKTIYFPLDRLIG
- a CDS encoding cbb3-type cytochrome c oxidase subunit I; amino-acid sequence: MLSRCDHAPSSPRPPLFERYAEAMDDPTNRNELMRWMALAIGALAIAGTFALLLAFSRVPDIQDFFPWPLNFFKKGLVVHVVFSFVVFFLCVFAAIAHLATVRLSGGAPRFRPLGYLAFRGAVVAFVFLFVPALMNRGQPTLNNYIPVITDPLYYMALGVLGAAMALMAIRLLLNIPAPSRTAAHRFDVLNLAAIAAAVFFLFAVIYVLWAWKNLAGTPIGHPFNEDLFWGGGHILQFVNTALLIGAWYALGATALGRAPVCPMVAIAALAWLMLAVVSSLGFYLAFDMFSGGQIMAFTHLQYALGPAPAVVALFGLINLLKHRRAGEKLPWRDPGFLCLTLSPLVFAMGGVFGLFVDGADTRTPGHYHAIIAGLTLAFIGMFYSVFLPLLGRKPKAGKLLFATIWCFFVGQSTAAVGLFIAGDYGTARKVAGAAQDLSALAAKIGMGLNGAGGLLAVIGGALFVWVVGSSLIRRPERI
- a CDS encoding DUF420 domain-containing protein, which gives rise to MIQISTFPHILAALNALTLILLIAGRILIKNGNRQAHKKAMISALAVSVVFLTFYIIYHANSGLARFGGHGIIRPIYFTILLIHVIGAAAIVPLVPLAVWRAAKGEIERHKKIVRITWPLWAFTAASGVVVYFLAVRLYPYA